A region of Staphylococcus sp. IVB6181 DNA encodes the following proteins:
- a CDS encoding MFS transporter gives MASKKEQQAFKPGTQLIVAIILSILTYWLFAQSFLNIVPHVQKDYHIDMTVVNIAVSLTSLFTGIFIVVAGGLADKLGRVKMTRIGIILSIVGSIAVIISSIPALLIIGRVLQGLSAACLMPATIAIINQFYHDEERQKALSFWSFGSYGGTGIASFFAGLVATFFGWKWIFVLSIILSLVALYLFRGVPESKEPGAKNIKFDVVGITIFLIMMLSINVVTTQGTRMGWLNPITLTLDAIFVISVIVFYFFEKQKHQPFIDFSVFSNKTYIGTVSANFLLNTVIGSLALFNIYAQAGLGFSGLKAGFVTITYLIGSLSMIRIGERYLQRKGPRFPMMAGPISIAIGILLISTVFLPDIVYIIVSVIGFLFIGLGLGFFATPVLDTALTSVPAEKVGVASGIIKMSSTLGAAFGIAILTTVYSSLEPNHTPAFAAGVAFVVGAAVMLSAFIASFVTIPKGKNR, from the coding sequence ATGGCATCAAAAAAGGAACAACAAGCATTTAAACCTGGAACTCAGCTGATCGTTGCGATTATATTATCCATCCTCACTTATTGGTTGTTCGCACAATCATTTCTAAACATTGTGCCGCATGTGCAAAAAGATTATCACATAGATATGACCGTAGTGAATATTGCGGTAAGCTTAACTTCACTCTTTACAGGGATATTTATTGTAGTTGCTGGCGGCTTAGCAGATAAGCTGGGCCGTGTAAAAATGACACGTATCGGGATTATCCTTAGTATCGTCGGATCCATCGCAGTAATCATTTCAAGTATCCCGGCACTCTTAATTATCGGTCGTGTTTTGCAAGGGTTGTCTGCGGCATGTTTAATGCCGGCAACCATTGCGATTATCAACCAGTTCTATCATGATGAGGAACGCCAAAAAGCATTGAGTTTCTGGTCATTCGGTTCATATGGCGGAACTGGAATCGCATCATTCTTTGCTGGTTTAGTAGCGACATTCTTCGGATGGAAATGGATCTTCGTATTATCTATCATTCTATCTTTAGTCGCACTGTACTTATTTAGAGGTGTACCTGAATCAAAAGAACCCGGCGCTAAAAATATCAAATTCGACGTTGTTGGAATTACCATCTTCTTGATTATGATGTTAAGTATCAACGTCGTAACAACACAAGGGACAAGAATGGGATGGTTAAACCCGATTACATTAACACTAGACGCAATCTTTGTAATTTCAGTGATTGTCTTCTACTTCTTTGAGAAACAAAAGCATCAACCGTTTATCGACTTTAGTGTCTTCTCAAATAAAACGTATATCGGGACAGTATCAGCGAACTTCTTATTAAACACAGTTATCGGATCACTTGCGCTGTTTAATATCTATGCACAAGCAGGGCTTGGCTTCTCAGGCTTAAAAGCAGGTTTCGTTACAATTACCTACTTAATCGGAAGTCTGTCTATGATTCGTATCGGAGAACGTTATTTACAACGTAAAGGACCAAGATTCCCTATGATGGCAGGACCTATCTCGATTGCGATTGGTATCTTATTAATTTCAACTGTATTCCTACCGGATATTGTATATATCATCGTGTCAGTGATTGGTTTCTTATTCATAGGTTTAGGACTTGGCTTCTTCGCAACACCGGTTCTCGATACAGCTTTAACAAGTGTACCTGCAGAAAAAGTAGGTGTGGCATCTGGTATTATCAAAATGTCATCCACACTTGGCGCAGCATTTGGTATCGCAATACTCACAACAGTGTACTCATCACTAGAACCTAACCATACACCCGCCTTTGCGGCAGGCGTAGCCTTTGTGGTAGGTGCAGCAGTCATGTTAAGTGCATTTATCGCATCGTTTGTGACGATACCAAAAGGAAAAAACAGATAA